From Vitis vinifera cultivar Pinot Noir 40024 chromosome 14, ASM3070453v1, a single genomic window includes:
- the LOC104881355 gene encoding UPF0481 protein At3g47200-like — protein MEEQQERRNVGEIEPEGGQPSRNSGQTGLEPEEHRIDIVEISHRDWIESLRTAEERTQSQSQWPRIPKVPQMLRGTQDFKKFYEPRVISIGPYHHGRPHLYPGEMIKPLCARNFLADSKQDIEALYTKIVSNIEAVEKCYDWSSTKKYDDEKLARMMLLDGCFLLYFICREGMINVLKVHEIDFVEQDLFLLENQLPFGVLKLIFEGANFKVDLPMEKNIIKFVTVIGMPEGLSSEIQLKEVN, from the coding sequence ATGGAAGAGCAGCAAGAAAGGAGGAACGTTGGAGAGATAGAACCAGAAGGCGGCCAACCAAGCAGGAACAGTGGCCAAACTGGCCTCGAGCCTGAGGAGCATAGGATTGACATTGTTGAAATCAGTCATAGGGATTGGATTGAGTCTCTCAGAACGGCAGAAGAAAGAACTCAAtctcaaagtcaatggccaagGATACCAAAGGTTCCTCAGATGCTGAGGGGGACCCAGGATTTCAAGAAATTCTACGAACCGAGGGTAATTTCGATCGGTCCTTACCACCATGGCAGGCCCCACCTTTACCCAGGGGAAATGATCAAGCCTCTATGCGCCCGAAACTTCCTGGCTGATAGTAAGCAGGACATCGAAGCTTTGTACACAAAAATTGTAAGTAATATCGAGGCAGTGGAAAAGTGCTATGATTGGAGTAGTACAAAAAAGTATGATGATGAGAAACTCGCCAGGATGATGCTTCTGGATGGGTGTTTTTTACTATATTTCATCTGCAGGGAAGGTATGATAAACGTTCTTAAAGTTCACGAAATAGATTTTGTGGAGCAGGACTTGTTCTTGCTGGAGAACCAACTTCCCTTTGGAGTCCTCAAGTTGATTTTTGAGGGAGCAAATTTCAAGGTTGATCTACCAATGGaaaagaatataataaaattcgTCACTGTCATCGGAATGCCAGAAGGGTTGTCATCAGAAATACAGCTGAAAGAGGTGAACTAA